The nucleotide window GGTCTTCTATCTGTGTCAGATGGACGGCTACCAGGACACGCTTTACACCCACACCAAGCGGCAGTTCTACAGGGAGTGCACCATCTCCGGCACCATCGACTTCCTGTTCGGCGACGCCGCCGTCGTGTTCCAGAACTGCCTGATGCTCGTGAGGAAGCCCATGGCAAACCAGCAGTGCATCGTCACTGCGCAGGGCCGCAAGGACCGGCACGAGGCAACCGGCATCGTCCTCCACAACTGCACCATCAGCGCGGACCCGACGCTCTCGTCGGCCAGCACCACGACACGGAGCTACCTCGGCCGACCGTGGAAGGAGTACTCGAGGACCATAATCATGCAATCGCAGATCGACGGCCTCATCAACGAGGACGGGTGGCAGCCATGGGTGGGGGACTTCGGCCTGAAAACCTGCTTCTACACCGAAATCGGCAACCGTGGCCCAGGGGCGGCGACGGCGAAGAGGGTGACATGGAAAGGGTACAAGAAGGTCGACCTGACGCACGCGCACAAGTACACAGTGCAGCAGTTCATCCAAGGGAAGACATGGCTTCCGAAAACCGGCGTTCCATTTACTCCTGGATTGATGTAGGAGGAGACCGGAGAAGCTGAATAGGTTTCAGACATTGGCATGCATTCAGTCGGTATTGGAGAACTAGAAAGGAGGTTTATATATAGACATGTCTCTTTAAACTAGGCATCCATCCCGGTCCATGGAAGACATGGATCGAGTGATAGGtcgaatgatataaaatttaatgataataaattatgattttttttttatagaaaaaatgATGAAGAGATTTGATCCTCAAACTTCGTTTATAACGAGGGTAATAATTAGGGTAAGACTCGCATGACATCGGCTGGCCTAGATTATGCCCCATGGACCGACAACACTTGGTCAACACGGACCGGAAAGcctaccaaggcacattaacactCCTCTCCGGCTTGATCCCTCACGTCACGCCAACGACGATGTCAAATGCcaccagaagtacgatcctgctccttgCGGGCAAGCACACTAGGTAACGATAATTCTCACTATGAAAACTCTCGCGCCCCgaaaaaggaaagagaggaaCAAAAAAACCCCCTACAGGGACGAAGACGGGATGCCTCCCATCGCGTGCCCAGGCGAGGAGTCCCCTCCCAGAGGGAACGACCAACCCGCTCTGATCGAACCACCGCAGCAGTCTCAAAGGTCGCTCCCGGAAGATCCccaatcattcggacccgaacccaacTGCGTCAGCCCCAAGGCCACGACTTAAGATTGTTTACACTAATAGTTTGTAGCTTAGTTTAGATTAGCTTACCTTATTTTTATTTCAAGAgacttaaaaaataatatctcTTTTTCTAGAAATTATTCTATAGATTATGaggtcctatttaattaggtaaaatatGTTATAGATAGCGAGGAACTCTTATAGTAACTTATCCTAAAACTTTTGCTCtcatctataaatagacaggatctCTATGGGCTAAAATGGGGGCGATCTTTGTAATCTCAatcgatgagggtaataatggcgacatgacgcgccACGATGTCAGCCATGCCTGGACGACACTCTGCCCAAAGAGGGCAATAGCCGATGCGATGTGCGTTGACGTCACCCGCTCTTTCGTCGTTGTCTGACCCAACATGCTTAGCTGAGGCAAAGGAGAACGACGATCGAGGCACGCCCATGCCCTGCGGTAGTTCGGTTCTTCATGCAATGCCAACAGCAACATcaaacgccatcagaggtacgatcttgCTCCTGTGGGcaagcacatcaggtaacacatgatggtacgatcctgctcctgcGGGTAAGCACATCAGGTAGCACtaaacttccctataaatacccccgagttctaaacgatgtgggggggaggggggggagaaCAAACCGCTTCTCATcactaacttaatcgtcggaAGGGTCCGAGCTtccaacccgacctgtgtgcaggtacaaggACGGAATTACTTCTTCCCGGCGCTACGGAAAAGCCTCCCTCTCGACGCAACGTCCCGACCGGACCACCGCAATCAGACCAAAACCGTGTTGGCCCCGAGACCACGGCATAGTTGTTTACACAAACATAAATGATTACAAATTTTATGCTAACGTTAATTATACAAATATAAGAAAAGAAATCTATCTTTTGGTTGAATAATTAATTGTTGGAACCactatcgagagagagagagagagagagagagagagatatggggGGTTGGTTTGAAATCAGCTCGCCGACGCTGGCGACTTTAAAGGTAGCGTCGTCCTCGTCGCCACGAGAAGCTGCGCCATCTTCTTAAGAGCGAAGTGGGTGCAGCTGGAAAGGGCAATCCAGCAGAGGACATGGTAAATGAGAAGGAATGCCGGATGCAACGACGAAGACGGTGTCGAGGCCCCGTCGCCGCCGCTGCCGAGGTTCCAGCCCTTTCCGCCGTCGCCTCCGCGGCCGAAAGGAGGGTCGGAAGAGGAGCCGACGCCCTCGAGCCCGCGGCGGGTGCGGCGCCAGGTACGGTGGTCGAGAGCGCGGGACGTGGCGGCGGAGCGAAAGGGGTCTGATCTGACGGCGGAGAGGGAGAGGGTGGCGGCGAAGAGGAGGGGCTTGGCGGATAAGCCGAGGCCGCAGGTGGCGGCGGCCGAGGACGTCTCCATGCGTGCGTCCGTTCCTCCTCCTGGCTATCAATGGGAGGTAGGCAGACGAGGAAGAAGCACAAATTAaatgaaacaaagaacaaatgaaGGGGGTTTCATCGGCTCTTGTGTTTGCTGTCGTTTCATTTCGGTGCTGTGCGTGGCAAGGAAGAGAAAGGGGCGCACTGCACTGCACGGCACGGCATCGCCTTGCACGCAGCCGTACCACGGGAGCGGGTCGGATATACGGGACACCCGCATTCATCCGACCCGTTTAAGTCGAATCATCCACTTACTCCGAGCAACTTAACCCAAGATCCTCTCCGGTTTCCTCCCCATTCATGATCCATACTTATCATACTTTGGGATACGTGCATAAATTCGGTCACTGTCTTTAAGATCCGTGCCTACGAGTGATAAATCCATGCAAATGGTGAAATATTGGATCTTAAATTACAAGCTACAGACATACCCGATAAATCCTTTCCTGATTCCATTTAAGTGGATTCTACGAATCCGGATTTAAAATATCCGACCCGGTAATATCCGTAGCTTGGAATCAAGAAAGACCAACTTTATTCTGATGCCGGCCTTACGTAAACTGCCTCTGAAACAACGTCGCCTCCATGCAGAGACAAAGCAGCCGAAGCCATGCAGTGCTATTTGGCCGGCGTTTTTGCTTTGACATGCGTCGAAGAGAGAGAGATCAGTCACCGAACGTTGGAGGTGAATGGGATCAACATGCACGTAGCGGAGAAGGGAAAGGGGCAGGAGGTGCGGTGCTCCTACTCCACGGCTCTCCGGAACTCTGGTACTCGTGGCACCACCACATACTCGGGCTTTACCGGTACCCGGCCTCCTTGCCTACGGCGACACCGCCGCCCCTCCCTCCGTCGCCTCCTAGCCTTCCCCACCCCCCAAAAGACCACTCTCCTTCGACCCTGCGCATCTCATCTTGGTATTTCGGAGCAAATAAGAAGGTAAATAAACACTTTGGGATGATCACGAGAGCAATCTGGTCCTCTTCTGTGAGACAAGATGCAAATTTTCCCTTTCGATGAGGAGATTATAGATCTCTTGCCAACTTGGTTGTAGTTTTCCGACACAGTTGGCTGTTTGCACACCAGGTGGTGTTTGTGCTCTGCGACGCTCTTGCGGCTTGGTAAGTATGCATGCTGAGACCCCAGACAGAGGGAAGGCACCAGTGAGCCTAAGTGTTGCTTTTGTGCCTCGCAACCAGCCATTAAGCACGTAGAGAACAACAGGTCTCTTTTTGGGGATTACTTCTTTCGTATGCTCAGCAAGATCCCTTGATACTTGAATCAGCTAAGAGTCCAAAGGACTGAGTCTAAATCGGAGACTTAAGAGATGATTGCATGAGGGAAGAGGCCTTCCTTTTATGGGTCATAGTTTAGGTAATAATTTGACGCATGCATCCGTAGACCATGCATATACGTCCTTTGATGCATGCATCCCAAAGCTGCGGCGACCGGAAAACTCGAGCGCAAGGTGCGCATGAATCGGTTCGACTCGTTGACGGCTGCTCACCGACGAGGAAACATAGAGCTTTGAAGGGgtaatagttatatatatatatataacaaaacgACAAATGGGCGACCGGACCGAGGCTAAAAAGATCCGTCCGTCTGTTCCCCGAATTCCCATCAAAGCTGAGACTCCCTCCTTACCATGTTCCTGCGGAGCAGCAGACGCAGGCCTCCCTTCTTCCTTATGTATCGCCCCCATTTGccaccaccagcagcagcagcagcagcacaggggaagggaagagaggaagaggtCGAAGTTTGTGCGGTAGTAGCAGTAAAATGGCGGGTTTGAGCGTTCTTCTAGAAACCCAAAAGACCTTCCCAAAACACACCCATGTCATAAGCAAGACTTCCTTCCTCAAGAACTctaccttctccttctcctctacATCTGTTTCTGCCCGTCGGAGCACTTTTCTGGAACACTGCTGCCTCTGCAGGGGAAAGCTTCAACAAGGCAAAGATATATACATGTACAGGTCAGGAACAAACCAGGGAAcgagcacctctctctctctctctctctctaaagggCTTTATGCAGCTTGCTTTTGGCTTAGTATATACTATTTCAGAGGAGACCGAGCCTTCTGCAGCGAGGAGTGCCGGTGCAGGCAGATCTTTATGGACGAGGAGAGCGGAACGAGGGACTGCTGCTCCCtcgccgcagcagcagcagcagcggcggtggcggaAGGGACGTACCCAGCGGAGCGCCGCCGGGGGAGGGCGGCCGCTTGCCGCTGGTTTTGCTGACGCGGGCAGCTGTCGGATTGTTTTGTTTGACGGAAACACCGTCCGTCGTTTTGTTCTTTTTTGATGGGGTCACGAAGGATAAGGCTATTTTGGTCTTTACGGTTTACGTCGTTTTATTTATAGTcccgatatatataatatatacacgTATGTGCGCCATCTCACATATAGTAGATATAATAAATATGAGGTATTTTGGAGGAACACATCATCGATTGATGAGTCACATAATTCGGTAATTTAGCGTACATCATCATCATTTCTTTAATATACGTCTTTGTAACAATTATTATAAGAACCAttaaattcttatattttaagAAAAGTGAACCATAAATTTCTTTTTACGATCGATTCACgatgaattatttatttttacgaTTTTCTCTTTTCAGGATAAAGATACAAAAAATATAACTCTATAAATTAAGCATTTCaaagattaatattattttatttaagaaaTACAAATAGTGTTATTATATACAATTTTATGctgagattattttttggactcgAACATTATTATCACCGAAATAACAACAGTGCTGCACTAAATATGACACAATAGATGATCAAATATGCATTTGAGTGTCGAGGAAAGATAACCAACACAATGAGAGGATCCGAAAGGAATCGCTTGCAGCTACAAGTAGAAAGTGCAGCCACCAACATGGTGGAGAAGAAAAGAACATGAGTATCCTACATTGCTGCTGTACATGAACAAAGCTCTTAGTGTTGTTTACACATGGTGTTTCCGGCTTGATAGACAAGCTTGGCTCTCCTGATCATTTAAAACAGAGAGTTAAATTAGTCGTAAGCTCTACCAAAGTACCAGAACTGCAACAGAGTTAGTGCAAGCTCCGGCGGATCCACACCCATTAGATCTCCCCCTTTGGAGCCGAGTTAAACTTCGACAAACGATTGAAGACACGTCAAACTTTGCCAGTTTCTGACTGGAATTCACAATAACATATTAGAATCTTCAACAAGCAAAAGGAAGCAAATCAGTAATGAGAAACTGCAGTGGGAAAGGGGATACCTTCTTAGGTGCTGTTTTTAATGCATTGGAGCTGCCTGGAGTAGACATGAAATCATAGGGTTTCAATATCTCAAATGAACAGAATAGGTTTTTGTCTATGCTCAACAATGCACCTGCATTATCAAACTCTCCACAGTAGTTTGGTGCCGAAAATAAAGTAACCAATCGCCGATTTGCAAAAAATTCATAACCATCCTCAACTACCTAAGAGGAAATATACTGTTAGCAACATTTACAAGTACAGAGAAAAGGAAAGATGACAAAGTAAGCCAAAGCTCTACTGACTTGGTGACCGCGGCATATGAGATCAAGCTCATGCTGGTCCAAAAACTCTGCAAGCTTATCAGCGCCAAATGTAACCGAAACGCCGCGATCGCTCTCAGCCCATCCTTGAATCTTAGGATCAGGATCGGACCAAAGCAAATCACAAAGAAGACCATAATCCGGTATTTCAGTGGGCCTTTTGATATCTCTGATTTGGTCCAAGCTATTCAACTCCGGTGAAAGGCCCCCATGCATACACAATATCTTTTTATCAATTAATGCTGCCATTGGTAAATAATTAAAACTATCACAGAATGTCTTCCAGAGACGAACGTTGAATCTCCTTTT belongs to Musa acuminata AAA Group cultivar baxijiao chromosome BXJ1-11, Cavendish_Baxijiao_AAA, whole genome shotgun sequence and includes:
- the LOC135596506 gene encoding uncharacterized protein LOC135596506, giving the protein METSSAAATCGLGLSAKPLLFAATLSLSAVRSDPFRSAATSRALDHRTWRRTRRGLEGVGSSSDPPFGRGGDGGKGWNLGSGGDGASTPSSSLHPAFLLIYHVLCWIALSSCTHFALKKMAQLLVATRTTLPLKSPASAS
- the LOC103972405 gene encoding serine/threonine-protein phosphatase PP1 isoform X1, with the protein product MLMTKSSMGAMEGPVLDDVIHRLLEGRQGGRQVQLSESEIRQLCIEAKHVFRAQPNLLELHAPIKICGDIHGQYLDLLKLFEKGGFPPHSTYLFLGDYVDRGKQSLETICLLLAYKVKYPDKIFLLRGNHEDAKINRVYGFYDECKRRFNVRLWKTFCDSFNYLPMAALIDKKILCMHGGLSPELNSLDQIRDIKRPTEIPDYGLLCDLLWSDPDPKIQGWAESDRGVSVTFGADKLAEFLDQHELDLICRGHQVVEDGYEFFANRRLVTLFSAPNYCGEFDNAGALLSIDKNLFCSFEILKPYDFMSTPGSSNALKTAPKKSETGKV
- the LOC103972405 gene encoding serine/threonine-protein phosphatase PP1 isozyme 8 isoform X2 → MLMTKSSMGAMEGPVLDDVIHRLLEGRQGGRQVQLSESEIRQLCIEAKHVFRAQPNLLELHAPIKICGDIHGQYLDLLKLFEKGGFPPHSTYLFLGDYVDRGKQSLETICLLLAYKVKYPDKIFLLRGNHEDAKINRVYGFYDECKRRFNVRLWKTFCDSFNYLPMAALIDKKILCMHGGLSPELNSLDQIRDIKRPTEIPDYGLLCDLLWSDPDPKIQGWAESDRGVSVTFGADKLAEFLDQHELDLICRGHQVVEDGYEFFANRRLVTLFSAPNYCGEFDNAGSSNALKTAPKKSETGKV
- the LOC103972405 gene encoding serine/threonine-protein phosphatase PP1 isoform X3, which encodes MHFGDIHGQYLDLLKLFEKGGFPPHSTYLFLGDYVDRGKQSLETICLLLAYKVKYPDKIFLLRGNHEDAKINRVYGFYDECKRRFNVRLWKTFCDSFNYLPMAALIDKKILCMHGGLSPELNSLDQIRDIKRPTEIPDYGLLCDLLWSDPDPKIQGWAESDRGVSVTFGADKLAEFLDQHELDLICRGHQVVEDGYEFFANRRLVTLFSAPNYCGEFDNAGALLSIDKNLFCSFEILKPYDFMSTPGSSNALKTAPKKSETGKV